tctgataccaatttgttagaatctaaaccacaataaacgaggataaaagcgataaagaagaacgaacaccaagattacgtggaaaaccctttacggGTGAAAAACCACGGGCAGAAGAGAAGATTTCACTATAACGAAGATTGTACAGATTTTTGGTGGACAACGTAAAACTGTTCGAAAGAGAAAAGACGGCCGCAATCTCTATATATTGTTTAACCCTAGaatataatgtaaattaaaagggGAAAACCCATTAAGACTACAGGCCCATATAGTGCGGGCAAAGCCCGCTGACCCAACAAGAATtcgggccacaaactctaacaaAAAGTGACCACATAAACAAACTTATTATTGAATATACACTTGTGTGAATTATCGAACACTTATGAGGATCACTATatcaaatgaaataaattaacaagATAAGAaaattgcatatatatatacataaaggaCTATGCGAAGGGACATGAGTATCTAGTTTAGTGTATTACAAATCCTTCTAATGACACCCTTCGGAGCCATGAGAGGACTAATGTTTCCCATTTTTATCATGGCCTTTGCGAAATCTGCTTTGAATTTCGAAGGATTCTTGATGTATTTAAGAACAATTTTGTCAGTTGATCCTCCACTAAAGAGTACTTGGTCTGATTGAAGAAGACCTTTCTTTTGAACCAAATTCTTAAAGTAGGCATTGTCAAAAGAATTAGGTGTAACTAAATCAAGAGGGGCTAGGTTTGTTTCACCGTTGTTCCCGCTACGAGGGCATTTCTGTTGGCGCTTTCGAGCAAAGTCTATGTCTATTTGGCTACTATTATATATTCTGTCACGGAATGTAAAACATTGTGCTTGACCAATTGTATGTGAACCTGATAATGCCACCAAATCTCTAGCATTGAGTCCCTTTTTGTCAAAATTAGAAATATGTTCCTTGAGACTACTAGTGAAAAGTGGCAAATCTCTTTCGGCTAGTATACGACTTGCTGTAGTGGAATCTCTTCTTCCTAGTTTCACCGTCCATGAAGGGCCACCCACCTAGTTATTGAGGAAAAATGATCAATATCCAACATCAATCtttcatatacatatatattaatgtcaAGCCTTTACTTACAGCAACAGTAGCATCTCGTGCTGCTACGGCAAGAATGTCAGCACATGAAACAATTCCGGGGCATATCTTCTCAACCTTGGCCTTTGCAGCATCAATAACTTCATATCCTCTAGCAGAATCTTTGTTTTGAAATGCATTTCTTTCGCTGGTAGAGGTTGCTTGTTCATCAAGCAAGATTGATGCATCACAACCCTATAAGATAACATATCacataaatattaatgaatgtgaatATTGCATGgaaggattttttttatttaagacaaaaacacattaaaaatttcagCAACCTGAACAAAACAATCATGAAAATGAAGACGAACGAGAGATGCTGCCATGCGACGTTCACGTGAAATTGCTTGATGAATACTCGTTCTGATCGTGTTAAGAGCATTGGGACATGTTTTTGCGTAAAACTTTGGAGACAAATGCGCCCCATAGGTCGGGGTAGCTAGAAATGGCAATagaaagataaaagaaagagaaataacaAAACTGATTGAAGTCATTATTGTTGAATTCATGCTTCTACTTTCTCTAGTAAAACacaatatatccaaattaactcaAAGAAGATTGGATGAGATgattgagaaagaaaaacaTCAAAGCTATTTATAGGTGGAAAGGTAATGGTCTACATGTGGGATATTggctaaaataaattaatgccATTTAATCTATAAGTTGTCCGAAGAGAATTTTGGTTCAATCAAATGAAGTTGTCTAAATAAATTGCTAACTGGAACTGTCAAACTTGTCCAACTCTGACTCCATTAGCTAGTGGCACCTAAATTTAAGCCTGCAAGTTATAACTTATGTAACACtcataaattacttaatttgtattatataaattgatCAAGAATTCTTATTTAGTTAGCACATGAGGTTTACAATTTAGAAATCTACATGACACAAGAGTTTATGAAATAAgtataactaatattcttatatttttgtatttgacGGCTTTATACAGCACAAagttcatttattattattttttaatgtaacctaaatattttattttaggtttatgTTCAGATAATTTGTTTATCTGTTATTCCTGTCTCTGTCTAATTATACCAATTGCTTATTTAGTCAATTGACACATGTTCCTTGGATTTTAAGTGAGACAGCTGCGCAACCAAATTGACTgataagtttattatttaaactatatGTATTGAACTATTGAAGTTGGCGGCTGACTGTATTTATATAACGTTGAATAAATAATGTATCAAAATTAGATTAAAACTgaattgaacaaaatatcaagcatattttaatttaactctattattatttagtttagagtatatatatttaaaattattttttctttgaagGTGAAAATATTTTCATTGTATCATGTGAATATAAAAGCTAAATTctttaacaaattaacaaacaaGTAATATGGGAAATAAGccataaaaaacattaaaaaaaatggtcatTTTATAGTTCCTCTTGGAGTCTCAATGATCTCTAAGGAGCTTGTGTCAATTTGAAGATGTAAATGTTTGGTTGTaggggttttatttatttagtgtCCAAGTCtttatcatcatatatatatatatagtttatgaaAACAAGTCCAAACTTTTCTTTAACTTTGAAATCTCCGGTTCTTTtttgtctaattatttttttattaggaaaACGGTTaaactcatttcattaaaatctcaaaagtagGAGGTCAAAGATTAAAGCTAGATAAATCTTAGCtatgattaaatgatgacaatcaaacgactctaaagaaaatgattagtagcaatcaaacaaacaaacagagattacaaacaaagattataaactatatcaaatcataattatctcaatcataatttttattttcatatcaaCCTATTGTATCAACagattgtcttcctcttccccttgtcCTTCCTCATCCCTTTCTCTAGCAATAAAAGGGGGATGAACTGAAAATGTTGATGAATACcgcatattctcattttgatttctttctctttatatgaacccgttctgatttgatagaaataattatttttcaggattttcGGGCTCTTCatcttgttgttctcaacttgaatttctagatCAGTCTCAGGATTCTTGTCTTTATTTCCCTCAGCTTCATCTATGGTATCCTCTGTAATAGTCTTGGTAACATCTACATCAACTTGATTATTCTGAGTATCCTCCTCTCTGGTTTCCTTTATTACAACTTGACTTGTTCGAGAATCAActtccttcatcttcttcattctctgtTTCATtgctatatttattatattcttcAACACAAACCCCTTTAATATCTTTTCTTCGATTTCATTGCTTTCTTCATTTTAAGAGTCCTCATTAGTTTCtgcttctttctcttcctccatATTTTGCTCTTTGATTTTAGACTcccttgtttttttttcttgattttttacTTCTTGGACTTTCAGTATCTTTGCTCATCTTCCATAGCTTGAACATATTTCGTGATggcatgttggaaagtattgctGATTGCATACCTGTTCGGTCTCCACTCATAAATGATTCTCATGACATTAGATTTTCCCTTTTTGTCGACCATTGTCATATTATTCGGCAATTTTCTACGAGGATTCACAtctatgctaattctagcaaatgataaaTGTTCTTCTCCTTCGGTTATTAGGTCCATGTATAATAGTTTTCCTAATAaccctgcaaaatgactaatgaGTTCTGTTTTGTACATGTGTGTAGGGATATTCTAAAacttgaaccatatttgtgtTGTCTCCTTAGATTACTTAACAAGTTCAAATCTTCagaccatctttccaacttcattcagttggatccaatatatgtatgtCCATGTTCCAAAATTTCATCTAGATTCGACCCATTCTTGAATTGAAGAAATTAGAGATCATGAATATTTGCAGAGATCTTCTCCATCCCATTTTCCTTCCACTGTTTCATAAAAGCTTCTTTAGTGATTGAaaatgatactctgttttttccAATATAATTCCCTACCACCACATTTTACATTCATTTATACACTTTTCTTCTACTTCATTGggaagtttaaattcaaaaagagaattaagtacctccacttttgttttaacTTCTCCCAAGAAGATTTTCCCTTTGTAGGCATGGTCTTCAACTTTCTTTTCTACATTTTTATTCGATACCTCATTTACTTTCCAGGTAGTGTTGCTCATAATAGTATAAGTCTTCGATTTAGGGGTCTTCATCAGCTCCCTCATTATAGCCActgaccagtttactatctcttcatattcttccttcttcagtAAATTGCAGTcctgaagataatgaatattgagttgaattgtTATATGCTGAACTTTCTCCTTATTAAGAACAATCTCTCATTTTTTAGAAATCATCAGAAGCTTGGTGATCTGGTTTTTGAGGCCAAATAGATTGGCTAGCTCTCTCATTGTAACCAACCTTTCAGACTTCTTCCTTCTTTCCTTGCTTTCCtgtattattttcttcataaaCCTTCTTCCCCTActttcctgcattattttcttcagaatttttcacaacatttgattttcctttgcttttgtcttgtttttgtttgattgactTCTTCAGCAATCTCTTTGAGACCTTCATACAAACTCTTTAACTTCCTTCGCTTTATTACTTTTCATTTTACCtattagtgtatataatataattatatattatattgctatattatattatatcctattatattatattatatcatattatattatattatatcatattatattatattatatcgtATCACTGGTAAAAAATTGAcctttaccgaaggttttataaaactctcctaaatactcccgggAGGAAcgaatctttcggtattaaaaatagattccgagaggggtgtaaaccCTTCGATTTTACTAATTATTACCGAAaattctttgtagaactttcggtttttaccttcccaaaaaaccaaaaataattctaagtgttggatgtgggttaattgcgaaggtttttacaaaaaccttcgattttgaaaTCCCGGAGATTTTTAATttcgaaggttattcaaagaatcttcggttttaccttttttgaaattctcttttccgaaggttttccaaagaaccttcggttttgctcaattaaaaataattctaagtttggtaatggttatttctgaagggtttttaataaaccttcggttttgactaatatcaaaaccgaaagttatatgaaaaccttcgacatctacctctataaatacaaaccctaacccttctctttttcattccactcatctctcctttctctctctcccgcgccgcagccgcctccCCCACGCCGTCCCCCACGCCGCTTCTCTTCTCACgttcaggtttgtttcatttgttttttatttgttgtttattattagatttagatttcttttaatgtagtttatatatattatctagatttaggctagtttaaattatttgtttgtttcattgatttagatttgtctatacgttattgtttagattagatttaggttagtttgttaaatatatgttagatttgttattttgtttgattgaagttatattagatttaggttacggtatattttgtttgattaatatatatatacatatatctgaaatgcatttaggatgggtgattcatggaatagtcttcggcgtacaccggagaaactgcctccgtgttaccagaatttgctagcacaaacagaaattgcggcacgtgaggaagaggtgagacagatgacgctggaaatggagcaaatccgcttgagggatgcggaaagaggccgattgctaagtgaaattaaagcggacagggccgaaatggcccagagattagagaatctcgaacaagaacttgtattgttaaggagtcgactgaatcaaccaccccctcctcccaccccatctaataatttctagattaattatgtgtttattagtttttccGTACAAacgatgacaatatttttatgtgttttgttttaatattcatgaattattattattatgtttggtttggttttaatatgttgttgatgaattattttatttttgtttacttttcaccttttttaaaaaaaaaacagcatggccaaaaccgaagatttatttgaaaaccttcggttttgaccctcgtttaaaaaaatctaaaaaaattctaagggtaaaaaccgaaggttttcaaataaaccttcggttttgacccctacttaaaaaatctaaataatttctaagtatgaggaagggtaaaaactaaaggtttatttgaaaaccttcggttttgaccctcggttaaaaaaatatgaaaagtttcTAAGTTtggggagggtaaaaaccgaaggttttcaaataaaccttcggttttgaacctcggttaaaaaaatctgaaaattttctaagtatggggaaggataaaaaccgaaggtttatttgaaaaccttcggttttgacccttgtttaaaaaaatccgaaaaatttctaagaatggggaagggtaaaaatcgaaggtttatttgtaaaccttcgattttgaccccttgtttaaaaaacagaaaaaattttaagtatggggaagggtgaaaaccgaaggtttatttgaaaaccttcggttttgaccctcggttaaaaaaatctgaaaattttctaagtatgggaaagggtaaaaaccgaaggtttatttgaaaaccttcggttttgacccttaccaaaaacattctgtttaaggttAGGACCGAaaggtttattcaaaactttcgcaaatacacataaaaaccgaaagttaatggtataactttcggttttaacacttcctaatttgttaaattattttgtttttaaccaactaatctTAACtcataactaatataatcaattgtgtgttgtattttaaaaattaatattgtgtttaatgttaaaatgtttatgattgtgtttgattattatagagaagtgtatttgaatgtttatgtttcattatcttatgaatgtgtgtaatgtttgatcatttggattgtgcaatattttaaggatatcaaatgtgttaaattaatgttgttaaaggtcattagaaggtgagaaaccaaagaatttaacaatttgtcaagtgataattccgaaagttatataattaactttcggaaatagctatcaaaaccgaaagttttatataaaccttcggtttttacacttctcaagaccgagagttttatataaaactttcgttttgatagctatttccgaaagttaattatataactttcggaattatcacttgacaatttttgaaattaaaatattttttctttccaatatagactctaactaatataatcaagtgtgagttatattttaaaaattaatattgtgttttatgttaaaatgtttataattgtgtttgattatatagagaattgtatatgaatgtttatgtttgattatcttatgaatgtgtgtaatgtttgatcatatggatttgtggaatattttaaggatatcaaatgtgttaaattaatgttgttcaaggtcattagaaggtgagaaacattttaatttaacaatttgtgaattgttaattccgaaagttatataattaactttcggaaataaccacaaaaaccgaaagttttatataaactttcggaaatgacctttatcaaaaccgaaagttttatataaaactttcggaaatgacccttatcaattccgaaagttttatataaaacttttagTTTTgataagggtcaaaaccgaaagttttatataaaattttcggaattgacatatttaaattaaaaaaacctatctctttctcttctttcttccccCGTTTCTTTCCTTCCTTTCTTTCTCCCCGATCAGTTCGCCCGCCGCCGCTCGCTTCCGCGCCGAAGAAGACAACGCCCGTAGAAGACGTCGCCGCCGTAGAAGACAACGCCTCCATAGAAGACGACGACGGTGCTGCCCCTTCGAATCAACATCCGCCTGAACTCCGCGCCGCTGCTCCGCGTGGCTGCTCTGCCTCCGTCCGATCAAGCCACAGCCGCCGGAAGACGCCGCTGCCTCCGTCCGATTCAAGCCACAACCGACGCCTGCATTTCAaggttaattttatttgtttgattttaggttatttgtggttatattaattgattgtttgattttaggttattttagCTAATATTTGTTgattagatttagggtttaatttggttatttgaattgatttaggttagattaggttggtattgtgtttgattttggttagtttgagtttggattatatatgtttttggattggtattgattgtttgattttaggttatatttgttgattagatttagggtttaatttggttatttgaattgatttaggttagattaggttggtattgtgtttgattttggttagtttgagtttggattatatatgtttttggattggtattgattgtttgattttaagttatatttgttgattagatttagggtttaatttggttatttgaattgatttaggttagattaggttggtattgtgtttgattttggttagtttgagtttggattatatatgtttttggattggtattgattgtttgattttaggttatatttgttgattagatttagggtttaatttggttatttgaattgatttaggttagattaggttggtattgtgtttgattttggttagtttgagtttggattatatatgtttttggattggtattgattgtttgattttaggttatatttgttgattagatttaggtttaatttggttatttgaattgatttaggttagattaggttggtattgtgtttgattttggttagtttgagtttggattatatatgtttttggattggtattgattgtttgattttaggttatatttgttgattagatttaggtttaatttggttatttgaattgatttaggttagattaggttggtattgtgtttgattttggttagtttgagtttggattatatatgtttttggatttgattgatattatttttgaatatatgtTTGGTTAGTTTGGTTATGTTGGAATTAACTTTGACATAtgtatgatttttattgatattatttttggatatatgatcataatttgaatttatttaggttagattatgtttgattttggttaaattAGGTGGGAATTAAGTTTGATTAATAGGTATATGTGTTTATGTTGATTTCCTTGGATTTGGAATTGgtattttattaatagtttattgtttaattaatagatttatttttgaaatgttggttagattaagtaatgatatgttatatattaggttgttttgatttgattaatgaatatttggttatattaatgttggttattgttattaggtttggattaggAATTTCAGTCGCCCGCTGCCCGCCCGTCGATCTACATCCGctgctcttcttcgtcgctacatccgctgctcttcttcgtcgctctttttgtgcaaggttagttcttgttggtttattatatggttaggttagtttaatgttaaatttatgttagattttcatgttagatttaagtcgagatttatgtttgatttgatttatgttagattaggtattatgtttgatttatgttagattatgttagattttcatgttagatttaagtttgatttgatttatgttagattaggtattatgtttgatttatgttagattatgttagattaagtttgaaatgtgtatgaatgaaataatgttgaattagattgggtttcaattagatttgattttaggttagaactgttatatggaatgaattgtgtatgaataaaattatgttggattataattgatcgttttgaaatgtgtatgaaatgttagattatatgtatgttagatttaagttagatttatgttaggttttattattgtttgtttatgtggaattttggttggataatgttagattaaattgaattttggttggagaatgatagattaggtagaaattatgttagcattatgtaagcctaactaatttagacaaatttaagtaaataataatgcgggttgtttttccattttattagaaatatggaagtacccgataaaagttggatgaccttacgtcgagatcatccagattacgaggaaggtgttgacaaattcctcgagtatgttgttaggaatacatcccgacaaaccgtgaaatgtccctgcgtgaaatgcttgaacatgccgtttatggaaatagacgaagtgaagactcacttcatcatttatggaataaatgttcattatgagtattggtattttcatggagaaaagagacgtactactcaagtggttaatgacgatgtcgatgaagatgccgatgacttcgatgatgatgatgatgatgatgacgatgatcagtcggaggatgccgtgccggaattcaacgatgcgagaccggagatgaataatacagttaatgaagaggtcaacgaagaacgttatatgcacgaatttataaacgatatgttccccaacgttaatgacgtaccgagcaacgatgaaccagtcgaagatgcgcatagattttataaattgtttgatgattgcaaacggccattgtatgaaggtgcttgaataacgaaatcatcgacactactgaaactacttcacataaaaaaatgtatgtcaatggacgaattcttcgtttgatatgttgctgcgtctgcttaaagactacatattaccgattgacgctcaattgccaaactcatactacgaaagtaaaaaattcattactgatatcgggcttaaatatgacaagatagacgcatgtaaaaacaactgtatgctattttggaaggacgacataaatgaagatttttGCAGAGTTtgtggtctttcaagatggaaagtcgaccaaacaagtgggacagttcgagagaagcaaaatgggaaattcattccaaaaaaggtgttgaaatatttctctttaataccaagactgcaaagactatacatgtcctcaaaaacggctccaatgatgagatggcataaagaagaaagagttgatagtgatacgttgagacatcccgctgattccttaacttggaagacgtttgatgaaaattatacagattttgcttcagaatctcgaaacgtaagactgggtttatcaagcgatgggtttcaaccatttgcaaatgggaaaaaatcatacagtgtttggccggttattctcgttccttataatgtgtcacccacgacttgcatggattctagcaatttcattttatctatgttaattccgggtccaaagagtccgggagatgcaattgacatatttctccagccattgatcgaagagttgcatgaactgtggcaaacaagtgtgaaaacgtttgatgcacacacctcgcaatactttaacatgcgagcggcgttgttgtggaccattaacgactttcccgtcTACGCGAATTTAttaggctggagtacgaaaggtaaattcgcttgCCCTTGTTTTAACAACGAcacagtatctcttcgattggttcatggttccaaacaatgttacttgggtcatagacgcttccttccaccaaagcacaaatatAGAAGGGATAAatagtcgtttgatggtcgaactgattatagagatccccctagattgttaacggggcaagaaagttacgagcaagcacgagacctagaagacataatttttagtgcggatctgagcaagagaaccaagatatatcatgaaacgcgggaagacaattggaacaaacttagcattttcttccgtctaccttattggaaatcgctattattgagacataatttggatgtgatgcatattgagaaaaatatctgtgatagcgtgttgggaacaataatgaatgtgaaagagaagactaaggatggtcctaaagcccgtaaagacttacaactcttaggcataaaatcatggttacatcctataaatgatgaaggacttgttcattatccagaagcgcctttcactttgacatccgaaagatctcaagttgcctgatggctTTTGCCcaaatatcggcggttgtgtaaatttggaagagaaaaagatttcgggattaaagagtcatgattgtcacattttattggaatatcttattcctttagcaactcgtggattacttccagataatgtgtatgatgcgttagtaaatttgtctcgtttctttcggttgttgtgcttcaaagagttgattcaagaggacctcgaacaattgtacatggatattacattgacactttgcaaatttgaaatgattttccgctgtcaatcttcgacatcatgatgcatctcccggttcacttgtcatttgaggctttgcttggaggacctgttcagtatcgatggatgtatccgtttgaacattacatgagtacaatgaaaagatatttgcggaataataaccaccccgaagcctctataggagagagctatcttgttaatgagagtAGTAGTTTATGTGctaggtatatggaggaacaagagcaagaaaatgcacaacctgaaatctcgggcatttcaatatttgcatcgttggaagacctatctaacggaaaagtatacaacttggattatatcgatcgagtgacaactcattcttacattttgaaaaattgtcccgaagtagaacctttttacatgtaagattcgatgttgctgttactaattagcattaaagagtgtgctatttaatattcgatctatttgcagagattatagcaacgagtccagtggagaaacgtttgccgcatatttcaagcatcgagtgagtaaattataaaccatatatcctaactctttttattcattctaacaacttcatttcggatacatatataggtcgcccatttagcagaaattaacgacatgtcaagagacctcaagatcttaggagaaggtccaagtatgtactcgtctatgtatgtttggtgtaaagtaaacggatacaaattatgtacagaaaaacacgacgaaggtttgaccactcaaaatagtggggtggttgttgaggggtacaacgggtctgaaactatgtcatactacggagttttaacagatataatcgaagtacaatactattctcacaaacgagttgttttattcaagtgtaagtggtttgatacacactcgggggaactaggagtgaaagtggataaatatggcttcataagtgtaaatgtaaaccgaattttgaaaactcaaagtcaagacccgtatatattggcgagtcaagcgaaacaagtattctacgcccctgatatgtcagcccgacccggttggaagattgtgacaaaaataaaattgcggtttacaaacatatagttcaaattaattaattaggtagatttatattttt
The Impatiens glandulifera unplaced genomic scaffold, dImpGla2.1, whole genome shotgun sequence genome window above contains:
- the LOC124917218 gene encoding lignin-forming anionic peroxidase-like, encoding MKQRMKKMKEVDSRTSQVVIKETREEDTQNNQVDVDVTKTITEDTIDEAEGNKDKNPETDLEIQISKLESRSMNSTIMTSISFVISLSFIFLLPFLATPTYGAHLSPKFYAKTCPNALNTIRTSIHQAISRERRMAASLVRLHFHDCFVQGCDASILLDEQATSTSERNAFQNKDSARGYEVIDAAKAKVEKICPGIVSCADILAVAARDATVAVGGPSWTVKLGRRDSTTASRILAERDLPLFTSSLKEHISNFDKKGLNARDLVALSGSHTIGQAQCFTFRDRIYNSSQIDIDFARKRQQKCPRSGNNGETNLAPLDLVTPNSFDNAYFKNLVQKKGLLQSDQVLFSGGSTDKIVLKYIKNPSKFKADFAKAMIKMGNISPLMAPKGVIRRICNTLN